Proteins found in one Triticum aestivum cultivar Chinese Spring chromosome 4D, IWGSC CS RefSeq v2.1, whole genome shotgun sequence genomic segment:
- the LOC123098027 gene encoding uncharacterized protein — protein MDTHAYTSSVLEEEQEASRKLRLHFSEIEAVQKQNQTQNEPTLFLDCLVYGETSSLGTDNKIWIGAETSDGINFKISLCTEAPPGFSHLFLKTDDAVAVTPTSTVFRDGVKKKLRAEALASCYNAILMQTIVDTQTYPYFYHDYFLLKNDVPSPVISRLPEIPGGPDLNFGLLHQSGHYTVAVLKEGMPLTTARSSSVYERSMATEGPPCVCILSTSTGEWKTKSVSLPDYLTSWMGHSYSACK, from the exons ATGGATACACATGCATATACTTCTTCCGTGTTGGAG GAAGAACAGGAGGCTTCTCGGAAGTTAAGGTTGCATTTTAGTGAGATAGAAGCAGTGCAAAAACAAAATCAAACT CAAAATGAGCCAACGTTATTTCTCGACTGTCTTGTGTATGGAGAAACATCATCACTGGGCACTGATAACAAAATATGGATAGGTGCAGAGACGAGTGACGGTATAAACTTTAAAATCTCATTATGCACTGAAGCACCGCCTGGTTTTTCTCATCTCTTTCTTAAGACGGATGATGCAGTGGCTGTTACCCCCACCAGCACCGTGTTTCGTGACGGTGTGAAAAAGAAGTTGCGTGCTGAAGCCCTGGCATCTTGTTACAATGCTATTCTGATGCAGACTATTGTTGATACTCAGACCTATCCTTATTTCTATCACGATTATTTTTTGCTTAAGAATGATGTGCCATCTCCAGTTATATCTCGTCTTCCTGAGATTCCTGGTGGTCCTGACCTTAATTTTGGCCTCCTGCATCAGAGTGGTCATTACACAGTGGCTGTGTTGAAGGAAGGCATGCCATTGACAACTGCAAGGTCTTCTTCCGTATATGAAAGGAGTATGGCAACTGAAGGTCCGCCATGTGTATGCATCTTATCTACGTCAACAGGAGAATGGAAAACTAAGAGTGTCTCTCTCCCTGATTATCTTACTTCCTGGATGGGACATTCATACAGTGCTTGCAAATGA